A stretch of Acidobacteriota bacterium DNA encodes these proteins:
- a CDS encoding ferrous iron transport protein A, translating to MTAAPATPISLCDLAVGDIARLHEARLDPEACHQLRSLGLTESCQLRLCKTGEPCIVQVRSTRIGISGSVARHIFVVPLPAGAS from the coding sequence GTGACCGCCGCGCCTGCCACCCCCATTTCTCTCTGTGACCTCGCCGTCGGCGATATCGCGCGGTTGCATGAGGCGCGGCTCGATCCTGAAGCCTGCCACCAGTTGCGCTCGCTCGGCTTGACCGAATCGTGCCAGCTCCGCCTCTGCAAAACTGGGGAACCCTGCATCGTCCAGGTCCGGTCCACGCGGATTGGCATTTCCGGCTCTGTGGCCCGACACATCTTTGTGGTGCCGCTGCCTGCCGGCGCGAGTTGA
- a CDS encoding zinc-dependent metalloprotease, which translates to MVRKVNLVSSSMVVVIGAAVFVAAVTAQTPNLDDRSLQSAQQTVAQDPPTQDPPANPGRGGGQGQAARPQPYATVITSAAVTDDGIFKVHRVGDRLYYEIPKAELGKDYLLVTTIKKTTIGVGYGGQAAGTRVIRWVPRGDRILILDIDYSVIADDNNPIAQAVDDSNNPSIIRTLNVAAYSPTGDPVVEVTPLFTTDVPEFSVRSRVGGRGLAADRTFLEKAVSFPENINVEATQTFTGAEPAAGAGRAAGAARGMRGTSATVVTSYSMVKLPETPMMPRLFDERVGYFTQGLIDYGTDEHRSVAKRYITRYRLEKKDPTAAISEPIKPIVYWVDPATPKKWVPFIKQGIEDWKIAFEAAGFRNAIIAKEAPANDPDWSPEDARYSVIRWLPSTTENASGPHVHDPRSGEILEADIQYYHNVQNLAKNWYFVQVGPLDPRAQNLPLPDDLMGELMRYVVAHEVGHTLGFQHNMKASSTYTIEQVRDPKWVKENGHTPTLMDYSRFNYVAQPEDKIDPADLIPKIGPYDKWAAMWGYKPIPTAKTADEEKPTLDLWAREQDAKPYLRFTTEGQAGTDPGDQTEAVGDADAVRATALGMKNLARVSEMLLGATSSRKGDPYTELEEVYGRMVSQWTTEMNHVTRMVGGFNSQQKHIGQNGVRFEILARAKQQEAVQYLVANAFQTPTMMVRPEILRRIEPAGIIDRVRNAQSSVMNSLLQTARLDRMVEQVAIDGPAAYAPVDFLTELRTGVWAEIPKPGANIDIFRRNLQRTYLTILDNRLNGPTAPSAEVRSLLKGELRAVGEMVDAALQRGGTRDEATARHLRDVIDEIATILDPRAMRDRTPAAAGAAGGRGGGAGR; encoded by the coding sequence ATGGTCAGGAAAGTCAATCTTGTGTCTTCGTCAATGGTCGTCGTGATCGGCGCTGCGGTGTTTGTGGCCGCGGTCACCGCACAGACGCCGAATCTTGACGATCGAAGCCTTCAATCAGCGCAACAAACTGTGGCGCAGGATCCGCCGACGCAGGATCCGCCTGCGAACCCTGGCCGCGGGGGCGGACAGGGGCAGGCCGCCCGTCCTCAGCCCTACGCCACCGTGATTACGTCGGCAGCAGTCACCGACGATGGCATCTTCAAGGTGCATCGCGTGGGTGACCGCCTCTACTACGAAATTCCCAAGGCGGAACTCGGCAAGGACTACCTGCTCGTCACCACCATCAAGAAGACCACCATCGGCGTGGGCTACGGTGGTCAGGCGGCCGGCACACGCGTCATCCGATGGGTTCCGCGAGGCGATCGCATCCTGATCCTCGACATCGACTACAGCGTGATTGCCGACGACAACAACCCGATCGCGCAGGCCGTGGACGATTCCAACAACCCGTCCATCATCCGCACGCTCAACGTGGCCGCGTACAGCCCCACCGGTGATCCGGTGGTCGAAGTGACGCCGCTCTTCACGACCGATGTGCCCGAGTTCTCCGTGCGGTCGCGCGTGGGCGGCCGCGGCCTTGCGGCCGACCGCACGTTCCTTGAGAAGGCCGTGTCCTTCCCCGAGAACATCAACGTGGAAGCCACGCAGACGTTCACGGGCGCGGAGCCGGCGGCCGGCGCAGGACGCGCGGCCGGTGCCGCACGTGGCATGCGTGGGACGAGCGCGACGGTGGTGACCAGCTACAGCATGGTGAAGCTGCCCGAGACGCCGATGATGCCGCGCCTGTTCGATGAGCGCGTGGGGTACTTCACGCAGGGGCTGATCGACTACGGCACCGACGAGCATCGGTCGGTGGCCAAGCGCTACATCACGCGTTACCGCCTGGAGAAGAAGGATCCGACCGCGGCCATCTCAGAGCCGATCAAGCCCATCGTCTACTGGGTGGACCCGGCCACGCCGAAGAAGTGGGTGCCATTTATCAAGCAGGGCATCGAAGACTGGAAGATCGCGTTTGAAGCCGCGGGTTTCCGCAACGCGATCATCGCGAAAGAAGCGCCGGCCAACGATCCCGACTGGAGTCCGGAAGACGCGCGGTATTCGGTGATTCGCTGGTTGCCGTCCACCACGGAAAACGCGTCAGGCCCGCACGTGCACGACCCGCGCAGCGGCGAAATTCTTGAAGCGGACATCCAGTATTACCACAACGTCCAGAACCTGGCGAAGAACTGGTATTTCGTGCAGGTCGGTCCCCTGGACCCGCGCGCACAGAACCTGCCGCTGCCCGATGATCTGATGGGCGAACTCATGCGGTACGTCGTGGCGCACGAAGTGGGCCACACCCTTGGTTTCCAGCACAACATGAAGGCGAGTTCGACGTACACCATCGAGCAGGTGCGCGATCCGAAGTGGGTCAAGGAAAATGGCCACACGCCCACACTGATGGACTACTCGCGCTTCAACTACGTGGCGCAGCCGGAAGACAAGATCGACCCGGCCGACCTCATCCCGAAAATTGGTCCCTATGACAAGTGGGCCGCGATGTGGGGCTACAAGCCGATTCCGACGGCGAAGACCGCCGATGAAGAAAAGCCGACGCTCGACTTGTGGGCGCGCGAACAGGACGCCAAGCCGTACCTGCGATTCACGACCGAAGGCCAGGCCGGCACCGACCCGGGCGATCAGACCGAAGCTGTCGGCGACGCCGATGCCGTGCGTGCCACCGCGCTGGGCATGAAGAACCTGGCGCGCGTGTCCGAGATGTTGCTCGGCGCCACCAGCTCGCGCAAAGGCGACCCCTACACGGAGCTCGAGGAAGTCTACGGTCGCATGGTCAGTCAGTGGACCACCGAGATGAACCACGTCACCCGTATGGTCGGCGGCTTCAACTCGCAGCAGAAGCACATCGGCCAGAATGGCGTGCGCTTTGAAATCCTGGCGCGCGCCAAGCAGCAGGAAGCCGTGCAGTACCTCGTCGCCAACGCGTTCCAGACGCCGACGATGATGGTGCGGCCCGAGATTCTGCGGCGCATTGAGCCGGCGGGCATCATCGACCGCGTGCGCAACGCGCAGTCGTCAGTCATGAACAGTCTCCTGCAGACCGCGCGGCTCGATCGCATGGTGGAACAGGTGGCGATTGATGGACCAGCGGCGTACGCCCCGGTCGACTTCCTCACCGAACTGCGCACCGGTGTGTGGGCCGAAATTCCCAAGCCCGGCGCGAACATCGACATCTTCCGCCGCAATCTGCAGCGGACCTACCTGACGATCCTGGACAACCGCCTCAACGGACCGACGGCGCCGAGCGCCGAAGTGCGGTCGTTGCTCAAGGGCGAACTGCGTGCCGTTGGTGAGATGGTGGATGCCGCTCTCCAGCGCGGCGGAACGCGCGACGAAGCCACCGCGCGGCACCTGCGCGATGTCATCGATGAGATCGCGACCATCCTCGACCCGAGGGCGATGCGCGACCGCACACCCGCAGCCGCCGGCGCGGCCGGTGGACGTGGAGGCGGGGCGGGAAGATAA
- a CDS encoding N-acetylmuramoyl-L-alanine amidase, producing MRSRSTAIVVILSSLLLASASAQAPQPYRVIGSDGARTLPVVRGSGTTDFVALDTLARFFNVAMREDARTGAVVLAVGAQRVALTEGQATVSAGGRLVSLSAPVTRDGAAWIVPIDFLRVLDFLLDRRIDIRRGSRLIVMGTAVVPRVGLQFERTASGGRLVITVEPGATSRITRDGNLVTVRFQADALDLTPIAQVPAEWLANVRADGPALYVELGTTVSNVRQADTQDAGRITLDLLSANPVVPVRPDPVAPAPAIDRPGTMRTVVIDPGHGGADVGSRSASGLEEKQVTLAVAQRLKGMLESRFGLRVTLTRDSDTDVAIDRRAALANNNKADLFISLHANGSPIPAMRGWQVQSLDPGEYGTGGGAQLGGADSDESVPVVGGGLRVIGTVPWRLAQIPHADRSSQLGGMLAARLSEAGLPPQAAPFLQAPLRVLVGANMPAILVEMGFLTNPADAELLGSSAFQGAVAEVLVSIISELRGGWPAPGGGDR from the coding sequence TTGCGCTCCCGCAGCACGGCCATCGTCGTCATCCTGTCCAGTCTCCTGCTGGCGAGTGCCTCTGCTCAGGCACCGCAGCCGTACCGGGTGATCGGTTCCGACGGCGCGCGCACCCTGCCGGTGGTGCGCGGGTCGGGCACGACCGATTTCGTCGCCCTTGATACGCTGGCCCGCTTCTTCAATGTGGCGATGCGGGAAGATGCACGCACGGGCGCCGTGGTGCTGGCGGTCGGCGCGCAACGAGTGGCGCTGACCGAAGGCCAGGCCACCGTCTCGGCGGGCGGGCGCCTGGTGTCGCTGTCAGCACCGGTGACCAGGGACGGTGCGGCCTGGATCGTGCCGATCGATTTTCTGCGGGTCCTGGACTTCCTGCTCGACCGCCGGATCGACATTCGGCGGGGATCCCGCCTGATCGTGATGGGCACGGCGGTTGTCCCCAGGGTCGGGCTGCAGTTCGAGCGCACCGCCAGCGGCGGACGGCTGGTCATCACCGTGGAACCGGGCGCGACGTCGCGGATTACCCGCGACGGGAATCTGGTGACCGTGCGATTCCAGGCCGACGCACTGGACCTGACGCCGATCGCGCAGGTGCCCGCGGAGTGGCTGGCAAACGTGCGGGCCGATGGGCCGGCGCTGTATGTGGAACTCGGCACAACCGTGAGCAATGTGCGGCAAGCCGACACGCAGGATGCCGGGCGCATTACGCTCGATTTGCTCAGCGCCAACCCCGTGGTACCCGTGCGACCGGATCCGGTGGCGCCCGCCCCGGCCATCGATCGGCCAGGCACGATGCGCACGGTGGTGATTGACCCGGGCCATGGCGGAGCCGACGTCGGCAGCCGCAGTGCGTCTGGCCTTGAGGAGAAGCAGGTGACGCTGGCCGTGGCCCAGCGGCTCAAGGGCATGCTGGAATCGCGGTTCGGCCTGCGCGTCACCCTGACCCGCGACTCGGACACCGACGTGGCGATCGATCGCCGCGCCGCGCTCGCGAACAACAACAAGGCCGACCTGTTCATCAGCCTGCACGCCAACGGCTCGCCGATACCGGCGATGCGAGGCTGGCAGGTGCAGTCGCTTGACCCGGGAGAGTATGGGACGGGAGGCGGGGCCCAGCTTGGCGGGGCCGACTCGGACGAGTCGGTGCCTGTGGTGGGCGGTGGCCTGCGGGTGATCGGCACGGTGCCATGGCGGCTGGCGCAAATCCCGCATGCGGATCGATCGTCGCAACTGGGCGGCATGCTGGCGGCGCGGCTGAGCGAGGCGGGCTTGCCGCCGCAAGCCGCTCCGTTTCTTCAGGCGCCGCTCCGCGTACTCGTGGGCGCCAACATGCCCGCCATCCTCGTGGAGATGGGCTTCCTCACCAATCCCGCCGACGCCGAGTTGCTCGGCAGCAGCGCATTTCAGGGCGCGGTCGCCGAGGTCCTGGTCAGCATCATCAGCGAATTGCGCGGCGGATGGCCCGCTCCCGGTGGAGGGGACCGATGA
- a CDS encoding PD40 domain-containing protein, which translates to MGKRSLRSFLTSFLPAAGAVILVVAALIYWGGGASPTAPATIRDGAPAWSPDGKQLAFYSEVGGKPADLFVMDATGLNVRQLTDTPESEGYPAWSPDGRQIAFESHTADGNFDVYVMNADGSNVRRLTREARRDVGPAWSPDGTKIAFMSDRDGKEFNLYWMNADGSGVELLTSGETDWFPQFSPDGRRIAFHRWSDVHVIDLDDRKPVRLTVDPDNGMYPSWSPDGTRLTFMSRRGGPTSIFTMNADGTNQQELVRLATGSAIDPRWSPDGKTIAFVSVPEQAASEAQAAAQSRLLYTVNVETKTIARLR; encoded by the coding sequence GTGGGGAAACGATCTCTGAGGTCGTTTCTGACGTCGTTCCTCCCCGCGGCCGGCGCGGTCATCCTTGTGGTCGCCGCCCTGATCTACTGGGGCGGCGGCGCCAGTCCGACTGCGCCGGCGACCATCCGTGACGGGGCGCCCGCGTGGTCGCCCGACGGCAAACAGCTCGCGTTTTACTCAGAGGTCGGCGGTAAACCCGCCGACCTCTTCGTGATGGACGCGACCGGCCTCAATGTCCGGCAACTGACCGACACCCCCGAGTCCGAAGGCTACCCGGCCTGGTCGCCCGATGGCCGACAGATCGCCTTCGAATCACACACGGCCGACGGCAACTTCGACGTGTACGTGATGAACGCCGACGGCTCCAATGTGCGCCGCCTGACTCGCGAGGCGAGGCGCGACGTTGGGCCTGCGTGGTCGCCTGATGGCACGAAGATCGCCTTCATGTCGGATCGCGATGGCAAGGAATTCAACCTCTATTGGATGAACGCCGACGGTTCCGGTGTGGAGCTCTTGACCTCGGGCGAAACCGACTGGTTTCCTCAGTTCTCACCGGACGGCCGCCGGATCGCTTTTCACCGCTGGAGTGACGTCCACGTCATCGACCTTGACGACCGGAAGCCGGTGCGGCTGACCGTGGATCCCGACAACGGGATGTACCCGTCCTGGTCGCCAGATGGCACGCGACTCACGTTCATGAGCCGGCGGGGAGGCCCAACCTCCATTTTCACCATGAATGCCGACGGCACGAACCAGCAGGAACTGGTGCGTCTGGCCACCGGGAGCGCCATCGACCCCCGCTGGTCGCCGGACGGCAAGACGATTGCCTTTGTGAGCGTCCCCGAGCAGGCGGCCTCCGAGGCACAAGCGGCGGCCCAGAGCCGATTGCTCTACACCGTCAATGTTGAGACAAAGACCATCGCCCGCCTGAGATAG
- a CDS encoding non-canonical purine NTP pyrophosphatase, with protein MMPLLIASTNEGKLREIRLVLDGLPLPLCSLNDVPPSPEPDETGTTFPENARIKAHAYAAASGLVTLAEDSGLAIDALGGRPGVHSARYPGATYPDKFANLWAELSIHERPWTCRYVCAVAVVNGGTGRVLFETVATVEGEIWPEARGSHGFGYDPIFYHPPYERTFGEVSDQEKLAVAHRGQAIAVFREWVERGGLKSVS; from the coding sequence ATGATGCCGCTGCTCATTGCCAGTACGAACGAAGGGAAACTACGGGAAATCCGGCTCGTGCTGGACGGCCTTCCGCTGCCCCTCTGTTCGCTCAACGACGTTCCGCCGTCACCTGAACCTGATGAAACCGGCACCACCTTCCCTGAGAACGCCCGAATCAAGGCGCACGCCTATGCCGCCGCGAGCGGCCTGGTGACGCTCGCCGAAGATTCAGGCCTGGCGATTGATGCGCTCGGAGGGCGGCCCGGCGTTCACAGCGCCCGCTACCCCGGCGCGACGTATCCCGACAAGTTCGCCAACCTCTGGGCGGAGCTCTCCATCCACGAACGGCCGTGGACCTGCCGATATGTGTGTGCAGTCGCGGTGGTTAACGGCGGTACTGGACGGGTGCTCTTTGAGACCGTCGCGACCGTGGAAGGGGAAATCTGGCCCGAGGCGCGCGGCTCGCACGGATTCGGCTACGACCCGATCTTCTACCACCCGCCGTACGAACGAACGTTTGGCGAAGTCAGCGATCAGGAGAAGTTGGCCGTCGCACATCGTGGCCAGGCGATCGCGGTGTTTCGCGAATGGGTTGAGCGCGGGGGCCTCAAGAGCGTTTCCTGA
- a CDS encoding ferrous iron transporter B, with product MSASSVALLGNPNTGKTTLFNRLCGARAKTSNFPGTTTAMRVGRSQVGSDSIEVIDLPGLYSLQGESPEAAIVRGVLRGAADSRPSAVIALVDASNLFRNLVLVGELLTFDEPVVVALNMVDIAERTGLRLDVPTLSRRLGVPVVPMVASKGIGLDGLRTIIASLATGATARVRPPDLPPSGATLEQFTAWTDDVLNDAYPGGAPAAALDARTERIDRVLTHPLSGTLVFLAVMGALFWTLFELATVPMDLIELTFGYLGAGVSSVLPAGAIRDLLIDGVIGGIAGTVVFLPQICLLFFMISLLEDTGYLARAAFVNDRIFRRFGLPGQAFVPLLTAHACALPAIMSTRLIPDRRDRLATIMVAPFMSCSARLPVYILLTGLLFADRPALAGLAFAGCYLLGSAAAFFSAWLFGKTALKGTPRPMVLELPSYKRPSFTNALLTARDQGQAFLQTAGTVIVAICVVMWWLSAYPKVDAPVEAVELRQAAETAAAPAVADELRTRADVIQAKAEQSGSFAGIMGRTIQPVFQPLGYDWQLTVGVLTSFLAREVFVSTMSVIVGGGAEAEPDEGVRRRIRTMTRDDGSLVFTRATAASALIFFVLAMQCLPTLAVTRKETGKAKYAVVQLAYMSGLAYVTALVVYQSMRAMGIS from the coding sequence ATGAGTGCGTCCTCGGTGGCGCTGCTCGGGAATCCCAACACCGGCAAAACCACACTTTTTAATCGTCTCTGCGGCGCCCGCGCCAAAACCTCGAACTTCCCGGGAACGACCACGGCCATGCGTGTGGGCCGCAGCCAGGTGGGCTCTGATTCCATCGAGGTCATCGATCTTCCAGGCCTGTACTCGTTGCAGGGTGAGTCGCCCGAGGCCGCCATTGTCCGCGGCGTCCTGCGCGGCGCCGCCGATTCGCGGCCGTCCGCGGTGATCGCGCTCGTTGACGCATCCAACCTCTTCCGCAATCTCGTACTCGTCGGCGAACTTCTCACGTTTGATGAGCCGGTCGTTGTGGCGCTCAACATGGTGGACATCGCCGAGCGCACGGGACTGCGCCTTGACGTGCCGACGCTTTCGCGGCGCCTCGGGGTGCCGGTTGTGCCAATGGTGGCGTCGAAGGGCATCGGCCTTGATGGCCTGCGTACCATCATCGCGTCGCTGGCTACGGGCGCAACTGCGCGGGTGCGGCCGCCCGACCTGCCGCCTTCCGGCGCCACCCTTGAGCAGTTCACAGCGTGGACAGACGATGTGCTGAATGATGCGTATCCGGGCGGCGCACCGGCCGCCGCGCTGGACGCGCGGACCGAACGCATCGATCGGGTCCTGACGCATCCGTTGTCCGGCACTCTGGTGTTCCTGGCCGTGATGGGCGCGTTGTTCTGGACGCTGTTTGAACTCGCCACGGTGCCGATGGACCTGATCGAGCTCACGTTCGGCTACCTGGGCGCCGGTGTGAGTTCGGTGTTGCCTGCCGGCGCGATTCGAGACCTCCTCATTGACGGCGTGATTGGCGGCATTGCCGGCACGGTGGTGTTCCTGCCGCAGATCTGCCTGCTGTTCTTCATGATCAGCCTGCTCGAAGACACAGGCTACCTGGCGCGCGCGGCGTTCGTGAACGATCGGATTTTTCGCCGGTTCGGACTACCTGGGCAGGCGTTTGTGCCCCTGCTCACCGCACACGCGTGCGCGTTGCCGGCCATCATGAGTACGCGGCTGATTCCCGATCGGCGCGATCGCCTGGCGACGATCATGGTGGCGCCGTTCATGAGTTGTTCGGCGCGTCTGCCTGTCTACATCCTGCTGACCGGATTGTTGTTTGCCGACCGTCCCGCGCTGGCCGGCCTCGCGTTTGCGGGCTGCTACCTGCTCGGTTCGGCGGCTGCGTTTTTCAGCGCGTGGCTGTTCGGCAAGACCGCGCTCAAGGGCACCCCGCGGCCGATGGTGCTGGAACTACCCAGCTACAAGCGGCCGTCATTCACCAACGCGCTGCTCACGGCCAGGGATCAAGGTCAGGCGTTCCTCCAGACCGCGGGCACGGTCATCGTCGCCATTTGCGTGGTGATGTGGTGGCTGAGTGCGTATCCCAAGGTGGATGCGCCTGTCGAAGCGGTCGAGTTGCGCCAGGCCGCCGAAACCGCGGCGGCCCCTGCGGTGGCCGACGAACTTCGGACGCGCGCTGACGTGATTCAGGCCAAGGCAGAGCAGTCGGGCAGCTTCGCCGGCATCATGGGCCGGACGATTCAGCCTGTGTTCCAGCCGCTCGGCTATGACTGGCAGCTGACGGTGGGTGTGCTCACCAGTTTCCTGGCGCGCGAAGTGTTTGTGTCCACCATGTCGGTGATTGTGGGCGGCGGGGCAGAGGCGGAACCCGATGAAGGCGTGCGTCGGCGCATTCGGACCATGACGAGAGATGACGGGTCGCTGGTGTTCACGCGCGCGACTGCCGCGTCCGCGCTCATCTTCTTTGTGCTCGCGATGCAGTGCCTGCCCACGCTTGCGGTGACCCGCAAGGAGACCGGCAAGGCGAAGTACGCGGTGGTGCAACTCGCCTACATGTCGGGCCTGGCGTATGTGACCGCGCTCGTGGTGTATCAGTCGATGCGGGCGATGGGGATCAGCTGA
- the rph gene encoding ribonuclease PH, which produces MTRLNGRAADALRPTTITPNVLVHAEGSVLIEVGQTRVICTASIEDRVPPFMRGTGKGWVTAEYGMLPRATSTRTQRESTAGKVGGRTQEIQRLIGRSLRSVMALKSLGERTVWIDCDVIQADGGTRTASITGGFVALVLALDRLRTQGAIKTIPVTDYVAATSVGIVQQTALLDLAYEEDSAAEVDMNVVKTSGGKFIELQGTAETEPFDRAQLDALLSLADKGIDELIAKQKEIVGGMLA; this is translated from the coding sequence ATGACACGACTGAATGGACGCGCGGCCGATGCGCTGCGTCCCACGACCATTACCCCGAACGTGCTGGTGCATGCCGAGGGGTCTGTCCTGATCGAGGTGGGCCAGACGCGCGTGATCTGTACCGCGTCCATCGAAGACCGCGTGCCGCCGTTCATGCGGGGCACCGGCAAGGGGTGGGTGACGGCTGAATACGGCATGTTGCCGCGGGCCACGTCCACGCGCACCCAACGCGAATCCACGGCCGGCAAGGTCGGTGGCCGCACGCAGGAGATCCAGCGGCTGATCGGCCGATCACTGCGGTCGGTGATGGCGCTGAAGTCACTGGGCGAACGGACGGTGTGGATCGACTGCGACGTCATCCAGGCGGATGGCGGCACGCGCACGGCCTCGATCACGGGCGGCTTCGTCGCCCTGGTGCTCGCGCTCGATCGCCTGCGCACCCAGGGCGCGATCAAGACCATCCCGGTCACCGACTACGTGGCCGCTACCAGCGTGGGCATCGTCCAGCAGACGGCGCTCCTCGACCTCGCCTACGAGGAAGACTCGGCCGCCGAAGTGGACATGAACGTGGTCAAGACGTCCGGCGGAAAGTTCATCGAGCTGCAGGGCACGGCGGAGACGGAGCCGTTCGACCGCGCCCAGCTCGACGCGCTGCTCTCGCTCGCAGACAAAGGCATCGACGAGCTCATCGCGAAACAGAAGGAAATTGTCGGCGGGATGCTGGCGTAG
- a CDS encoding GerMN domain-containing protein, whose amino-acid sequence MTLTRRLWGYIALAVAGAALGVWLVTLWLPGWLVDKRTRDGAAATGNAADGAPGDARRISATLFYVAPGGDGLIAVDQEVLYAGSPAEQARRIVERQLAAAPPGHASAVPPGVTLRALFLTSRGEAYVDVSREIVTGHPGGSLHEVLTVYAIVNAVTVNLPEITAVQILVDGHEVDTLVGHLDLRHPLRRGTRWVQRTP is encoded by the coding sequence ATGACGCTGACCCGGCGGCTCTGGGGTTACATCGCGCTCGCGGTGGCCGGCGCTGCGCTTGGCGTGTGGCTGGTGACGTTATGGCTGCCGGGCTGGCTGGTGGACAAGCGCACGCGTGACGGTGCGGCGGCCACGGGCAACGCCGCCGACGGTGCCCCCGGTGATGCGCGCCGCATCTCGGCCACGCTGTTCTACGTCGCACCAGGCGGCGATGGCCTCATCGCCGTCGATCAAGAGGTGCTCTACGCCGGGTCGCCCGCCGAGCAGGCCCGCCGCATCGTTGAACGCCAGTTGGCGGCGGCGCCGCCGGGACACGCCTCGGCGGTTCCGCCAGGCGTGACACTGCGCGCGTTGTTCCTCACCAGCCGCGGCGAAGCGTACGTGGACGTCAGCCGCGAAATTGTCACGGGCCACCCGGGCGGATCGCTGCACGAGGTACTCACGGTGTACGCCATCGTGAATGCGGTGACGGTGAACCTGCCTGAGATCACGGCCGTGCAGATTCTGGTGGACGGCCACGAAGTTGATACGCTGGTGGGTCACCTCGACCTGCGGCACCCGCTGCGGCGCGGGACGCGCTGGGTGCAACGCACGCCCTGA